A genome region from Pseudanabaena sp. Chao 1811 includes the following:
- a CDS encoding efflux RND transporter periplasmic adaptor subunit → MMKPQLPQPIATRDKSLSHKSWNKALGAVISVLLVSCSGNAPQAGSRAVPVPIAAVETGTVSDSSDYMANLQSRQSVTLQPRVDGYVQEIYVKAGDRVEAGAPILRIDPAKQQAALQQSVAVVASSQADFESARATLAQLQAAKESTLSSLDFNQKEFKRYSDLASQGAIAKQKLDEVSNSLRNARAELGKIDAQITAQQANINSAATRIEASRSGAIQQEVQLDFYTVTAPFAGIVGDIPIKVGDNVNSTTQLTTVTQNQVLEVQISVPVENAPRLKMGQPVELLDTQDKPLVKGNIAFISPNINPQTQSVLVKANFNNANNQLKANQFVRARLIWSSRSGVLVPTSAISRLGGQDFVFVAETSPDGKSLIANQKPVKLGKITGNNQEVLEGLTAKDKIVTGNILQLRNGAAIMDAANLPKK, encoded by the coding sequence ATGATGAAACCTCAACTCCCACAGCCGATCGCTACAAGAGACAAATCTCTCAGTCATAAATCATGGAACAAAGCCTTAGGTGCTGTAATTAGTGTTTTGCTAGTTTCTTGCTCAGGCAATGCACCCCAAGCAGGATCTAGAGCCGTACCTGTCCCAATTGCTGCGGTTGAAACAGGTACAGTTAGCGATAGTTCTGACTATATGGCAAATCTACAATCGCGCCAATCGGTGACATTGCAGCCGCGAGTTGATGGCTATGTGCAAGAGATATATGTCAAGGCAGGCGATCGCGTGGAAGCAGGTGCACCAATTTTGCGAATCGATCCTGCAAAGCAACAGGCTGCATTGCAGCAGTCAGTAGCAGTTGTGGCAAGCTCACAGGCTGATTTTGAAAGTGCCAGAGCCACACTCGCTCAATTGCAAGCCGCTAAAGAATCCACCCTATCCAGTCTCGATTTTAATCAAAAGGAATTTAAACGCTATTCCGATTTGGCTTCGCAGGGTGCGATCGCTAAGCAAAAACTTGATGAAGTTTCAAATAGCCTCAGAAATGCAAGAGCCGAGCTAGGAAAAATTGATGCTCAAATCACTGCTCAGCAAGCCAATATTAATAGTGCTGCCACAAGAATCGAAGCATCTCGCTCTGGGGCAATTCAACAGGAAGTTCAGTTGGATTTCTATACGGTGACAGCTCCCTTTGCGGGAATTGTTGGCGATATTCCCATCAAGGTTGGCGATAATGTCAACAGCACAACTCAACTAACAACGGTGACACAAAACCAAGTATTGGAAGTTCAGATCTCTGTTCCCGTTGAGAATGCACCACGGTTGAAGATGGGGCAACCTGTAGAACTGTTAGATACGCAGGACAAGCCTCTAGTTAAAGGCAATATTGCTTTTATCTCGCCAAATATCAATCCACAAACGCAATCGGTTTTGGTGAAAGCAAATTTTAACAATGCCAATAATCAACTCAAGGCAAATCAATTTGTGAGAGCGCGATTGATTTGGTCTTCGCGTTCTGGCGTGCTAGTCCCAACTTCGGCAATTTCCCGTCTTGGCGGTCAGGACTTTGTATTTGTTGCTGAAACTTCTCCCGATGGCAAGTCGTTGATTGCGAACCAGAAGCCCGTCAAATTAGGAAAGATTACTGGCAATAATCAAGAGGTATTGGAAGGTTTAACTGCTAAGGACAAAATCGTAACTGGCAACATTCTCCAATTACGCAATGGTGCAGCGATTATGGATGCGGCAAATTTACCGAAAAAATAA
- a CDS encoding cob(I)yrinic acid a,c-diamide adenosyltransferase, whose translation MVAQIKTAQVKTNQPKTNQNQTNQHQSNHTKTNPTVTNLQKTTSLVTPIKGNVQVFIAPHRNLYTDIIAQGLRTAGQGTQVLLVQLFQAGINQGLSNPRRLVENLEWLRCDAQRDLSNPEIELTDEEKTAVLELWDYAKAVIKSGNAGLVVLDEANLLVARSLITEEELLNVLETRSPKVNIILTGVAMPESIADYADQVTHRRN comes from the coding sequence ATGGTGGCTCAAATTAAAACGGCTCAGGTCAAGACGAATCAGCCCAAGACCAATCAAAATCAAACCAATCAGCATCAATCTAATCATACTAAGACGAATCCGACAGTTACCAACTTACAAAAAACCACATCTCTCGTGACCCCAATTAAAGGCAATGTTCAGGTTTTTATTGCGCCTCATCGTAATCTTTATACTGATATCATCGCCCAAGGCTTACGGACAGCAGGGCAAGGTACACAGGTATTACTCGTCCAACTTTTTCAAGCAGGTATTAATCAAGGCTTGAGTAATCCCCGTCGGTTGGTAGAAAATCTCGAATGGCTACGTTGTGATGCTCAGCGCGATCTATCTAACCCAGAGATCGAGTTGACCGATGAAGAAAAGACCGCAGTTTTAGAATTGTGGGACTATGCCAAAGCTGTTATTAAATCTGGTAATGCAGGTTTAGTTGTCCTTGATGAGGCAAATTTACTCGTGGCACGATCACTAATCACTGAAGAAGAGTTGCTCAATGTGCTAGAAACGCGATCGCCTAAAGTGAATATCATTTTGACGGGAGTTGCTATGCCAGAAAGTATTGCTGATTATGCGGATCAGGTTACCCACCGCCGCAATTAA
- a CDS encoding DUF565 domain-containing protein — MQNTRISTIVNVASGQISRWSSQSWRRKSLILISLLLGFFLASVISTSTGAKSNLDVEVAAVTVFIVEMISRFTYSMKRVTLADGSLAPRKLIYEMLNSLKIGVTYGLFLEAFKLGS; from the coding sequence ATGCAAAATACTCGTATCAGCACCATTGTAAATGTTGCCTCTGGACAGATATCTCGTTGGTCAAGTCAATCTTGGCGACGAAAGTCTTTAATATTAATCAGTTTGTTATTAGGATTTTTTCTAGCATCTGTTATCTCAACTTCTACTGGTGCTAAGTCCAATTTAGACGTTGAGGTAGCGGCAGTTACAGTTTTTATTGTGGAAATGATTAGCAGGTTTACCTATAGCATGAAAAGAGTAACTCTTGCTGATGGTAGCTTAGCGCCCAGAAAATTAATCTATGAAATGTTGAATTCACTAAAGATAGGTGTTACCTATGGATTATTTTTGGAAGCCTTTAAGTTGGGGTCTTGA
- a CDS encoding DUF3685 domain-containing protein has product MSNELYRLLLIDSDRIFRMGMRSWLAQFSDLEVVAEVDTAEAALEFLSGDAIAIDLILLDLNLEERDSEVSNEYLSGLELCQQLKSRYPDLPILLLSSPQPTELVAIALRTGVEGYCLKGTKPEELIIAIRQVASGEIYLGDRDNPQIKQSKQAFTNLPDEPVSVVAIIRHNFYLSGLRRIDRALEEVKSSLEGAKTQQISDRFAQLVLAGQVRELQAARWLIHQLWKPSKRPHILSQSNDVSSTNLASDLSVEVANSQVEITGITKESNILAIQASLWDRTVEKLQANLANLSRTPLEIDILKDEKKRELLYIALRQVEQSLTELRFSEIQASQLHDQIPTILRNIWQETVINFFGKYYSLSHPLDNSEVNVVDVLLKDVAIVQAAFLNKVPQIENFLSHLLFETELIVNNANLAIGTPEAMQRSELILDNLLIQIANGVIQPLLNHFADLEEVKHKFYRYNLLPTREIERFRNNLSWKYRLEKYITNPQLIFESRQVLFAFANSGIKQVSIYAPRSQELQQLEGIQLAVTLVLELQDAIAPRLKSAIAFLGSGFVYVLTNVIGRGIGLIGRGVLQGIGTAWQESRPRNKK; this is encoded by the coding sequence ATGAGTAATGAGTTATATAGGTTACTTTTAATTGATAGCGATCGCATTTTTCGGATGGGGATGCGGTCTTGGTTGGCGCAGTTTTCTGATTTGGAAGTTGTGGCGGAGGTAGATACTGCTGAGGCAGCTTTAGAATTTTTAAGTGGTGATGCAATAGCTATTGACTTGATATTACTTGATCTCAACTTAGAAGAAAGAGATTCTGAAGTTAGTAATGAGTATCTATCAGGCTTAGAACTTTGCCAACAACTAAAGTCAAGGTATCCAGATTTACCCATTTTGTTATTAAGCTCACCCCAACCGACTGAATTAGTAGCGATCGCTTTACGGACTGGTGTTGAGGGATATTGCCTAAAAGGAACTAAGCCTGAAGAATTAATTATTGCGATTCGTCAAGTTGCGTCAGGAGAGATCTATTTAGGCGATCGCGATAATCCTCAGATTAAGCAATCTAAGCAAGCATTTACAAATCTACCCGATGAACCCGTCAGCGTAGTAGCGATCATTCGGCATAATTTCTATTTGTCGGGACTGCGGCGTATTGATCGTGCTTTAGAGGAAGTGAAGTCAAGTTTAGAGGGAGCCAAGACTCAACAAATTAGCGATCGCTTTGCTCAGTTAGTTTTAGCAGGGCAAGTGCGCGAGTTACAGGCTGCGCGTTGGTTGATTCATCAACTATGGAAGCCATCAAAAAGACCACATATTCTTTCACAATCAAATGATGTAAGTTCTACTAATTTAGCCAGTGATTTGTCCGTAGAAGTTGCGAATTCTCAAGTGGAAATAACTGGCATCACAAAAGAGTCAAATATTCTGGCTATTCAAGCGAGTTTATGGGATCGGACTGTTGAAAAGTTGCAGGCAAATTTAGCGAATTTGAGTAGGACTCCTTTAGAAATTGACATTTTAAAGGATGAGAAAAAGCGAGAACTGTTATATATTGCTTTGCGGCAGGTGGAGCAAAGCTTGACGGAGCTACGTTTCTCTGAAATTCAAGCATCCCAATTGCATGATCAAATACCAACGATTTTAAGAAATATTTGGCAAGAAACGGTTATTAACTTTTTTGGTAAATACTATAGCCTGAGTCATCCTTTGGATAATTCAGAAGTAAATGTTGTTGATGTATTACTGAAGGATGTCGCAATTGTGCAAGCTGCTTTTTTAAATAAAGTTCCACAAATTGAGAATTTTCTATCCCATTTACTTTTTGAGACAGAATTAATAGTTAATAATGCTAATTTAGCGATCGGTACGCCCGAAGCCATGCAGCGATCCGAATTGATTCTCGACAATTTATTGATTCAAATTGCCAATGGTGTAATCCAACCACTTTTAAATCATTTTGCTGATTTGGAAGAGGTAAAGCACAAATTCTATCGCTACAATCTATTGCCCACCCGTGAGATTGAACGATTTCGTAATAATTTGTCTTGGAAATATCGCTTAGAGAAATATATTACTAATCCGCAATTAATTTTTGAAAGCCGCCAAGTGCTGTTTGCTTTTGCGAATTCTGGAATTAAACAAGTCAGTATCTATGCGCCACGTAGTCAGGAACTACAACAATTAGAAGGAATTCAACTGGCGGTAACTCTAGTGTTAGAACTTCAAGATGCGATCGCACCGAGACTAAAATCCGCGATCGCTTTTCTCGGTAGTGGATTTGTGTATGTCTTAACTAATGTGATTGGGCGCGGAATAGGCTTAATCGGGCGTGGTGTATTGCAAGGGATTGGGACTGCTTGGCAAGAAAGTCGTCCTAGAAACAAGAAGTGA